GGCGATCGTGTACCGCATGGGTTCGCGCGGCGGGAGGGACGGCCGGTGAGCGAGCACATCGTCGAGATCGCCGTCTTCACGGTCCTGTTCGCCGCCGTCAGCGGCATGGGCTTCGTCGCGGCCCGCTGGCGCCGTCCCGACGACCTCGCCAGCCTGCACGAATGGGGCCTCGGCGGACGCAAGTTCGGCTCGTGGGTCACGTGGTTCCTGGTCGGCGGCGACCTGTACACCGCGTACACCTTCGTGGCGGTCCCCGCGCTGCTGTTCGGCGCCGGCGCCACGGGCTTCTTCGCGCTGCCGTACACGATCGTGGTGTACCCGCTCGTCTTCCTGGTGCTGATCCGGCTGTGGTCGGTGGCGCACACGCACGGCATGGTCACCCCGGCGGACTTCGTGCGCGCGCGGTTCGGCTCCCCCACGCTGGCCCTGCTGATCGCGATCACGGGGCTGGCGGCCACGATGCCGTACATCGCGCTCCAGCTCGTCGGCATCGAGGCCGTGCTGAAGACGATGGGGGTGACCGGCGACCTGCCGCTCATCATCGCCTTCGCCATCCTCGCGGCCTACACCTACCAGTCCGGGCTGCGCGCACCCGCGCTGATCGCCTTCGTCAAGGACTCGCTGATCTACATCGTGATCATCATCGCGATCGTGTACATCCCGGCGCGGCTCGGCGGCTGGGGGACGGTGTTCGACGCGGCGCGCGCCAAGTTCGAGGCGTCCCCCGCACCCGGGGACGGCTGGCTGCTCAACTCCGGCAACCAGCTCCAGTACGTCACGCTGGCCCTCGGCTCGGCGATGGCGCTGTTCCTGTACCCGCACAGCGTCACCGGTGTGCTCGCGGCGCGCAGCCGCGGCGTCGTCAAGCGGAACATGGCCGCGCTGCCGGCCTACAGCCTGCTGCTCGGGCTGATCGCGCTGCTCGGGTACATGGCGATCGCGGCCGGGATCAAACCGATCACCACGGACGGCAAGACCGACGTCAACACCGTGGTGCCGCTGCTGTTCGACACGATGTTCCCCGACTGGCTGGCCGGGGTGGCCTACGCGGCCATCGGCATCGGCGCGCTGGTCCCCGCCGCGATCATGTCGATCGCCGCGGCCAACCTGTTCACCCGCAACATCTACAAGGAGTACATCAGGCCGGGAGCCAGCGACGCGCAGGAGGCCGCGGTCAGCAAGGTCACCTCGCTGGTCGTGAAGGTCGGCGCGGTGGCGGTGATCCTGCTCATCGACCCGCAGTTCTCCATCGACCTGCAGCTCATCGGCGGGGTGATCATCCTGCAGACGTTGCCGGCGGTGGCGCTCGGCCTGTTCACGCGGTGGTTCCACCGCGCCGGGCTGATCGCCGGGTGGGCCGCCGGCATGACGGCCGGCATGGTGATGCTCTACAACATCGCCAACCCCGCGATCAAGCACGAGCACTTCGGCGGCTCGGCGTTCCCCCTGGCCAAGCTGGGTCTGGACACCAAGGTGACGGTGTACGCCGGGTTCCTCGCGCTCGCCGTCAACCTGGCCGTGGCGGCGGCCGGCACGCTGATCGCGCGGGCCGCCAAGGCCGCCGAAGGCGTCGACGCCACCCGGCGCGACGACTACTTCGCCGACGAGGGCGACCCCCGCGTGCACGACATCGAGCTCTCCGGCTCGCACTGACCCCCGGCGGCGCCGGCCGTCCCCGCCGTCGGAACGCCTCGCCGCCGGGCCACTGGGTCCCCGGGAACCCGCGTGGTTCCCGGGCCCGTCATGCCGGCCGAGGCCACGCGAGCCGATCATTGGCGGTAATGTGCCGCTCGCGACAGCGAGGAGGCGGAAGGTGACCGAGCCGGGGGCACCGTCGGTGCCGGGATACGAGATGCTCGGGATCCTCGGCCAGGGCGGGTTCGGGGTGGTGTACCGGGCTCGTCAGCTCGCCGTGCGCCGCGAGGTGGCGCTCAAGGTGGACAACCGGGTGCTGGTGTCGGAGCGTGACCGGCGGCGGTTCATGCGGGAGGTCAGCTCGGCGGGTGCGCTGTCGGGGCATCCGCACGTGGCCGACGTGTACGACGCCGGGGTGCTGCCGGACGGCCGGCCGTACATGGTGCTCGAACTGTGTCCCGGTGGCTCGCTGGCCGACCGGCTGCGCGAGCGTGGCCCGCTGCCGCCTGCCGAGGTGCGCGACATCGGGGTGCGCGTCGCCGACGCGCTCGCCGCGGCGCACGCCGCCGGGGTGCTGCACCGTGACGTGAAGCCGGCCAACATCCTGCTCAACCAGTACGGCATGGTCGCGTTGTCGGACTTCGGGCTGGCGGCGACCGGCCACGCCGGCGGCGAGGTGTCGGTCACCCGGGAGTCGCTGACCCCGGCGTTCGGCCCGCCGGAGGCGTTCGAGCTGGCCGAACCGAGCCCGGCCGGCGACGTGTACTCGCTCGCGGCCACCCTGTACGCGCTGCTCAGCGGCAGGCCGCCGCGCTTCCCCGAGAGCGGCGTGGTGAACGTCGCCATGATCATGGCACTGCACCGCCTGCCGGTGCCCGAGATCCCCGGCGTCCCTCCCCGGCTCACCGCCGTCCTGCGCGCCGGCCTCGCCGCCGACCCCCGCGACCGCCTCCCCTCGGCCGCCGCGCTCCGCGACGCGCTGACGTCCCTCCCCGCCGAGATCTTCTCCTCCCCGCAGCCACCGGCCCCCTCCTCCCCGCCACCGGGTCCGCACGCCACCCCGTCCTCCGGGCCGTACGCCGCCTCGTCCCGGCCTCCCGGTGCCGCCAGGCCGTACGGCTCCCCCCTTTCCCCCTCCGGTCCGAGCGGTCCGCGCAGCGGTCCCGGTGGACGGCATGGCGCGTCCGGAGGGTGGAGCGGCGACACGGGGCCACGGGACGTCTCCGGGCCCGGGGTGCGGGACCGCACGGGGCCGGGGTCCGGGACGCGGGACCGCACGGGGCCGGGGTCCGGGGCCGTACGGCCGGGGGGCCGGGGAGAGATCACCAGGCCGCCGGCTCCTCCGGTGGCGAGGCCCCGGCAGGCCAGGCTGTACGGGACGGTGGCGGCGCTGTTCGCGGTGCTGCTGGCGGTCGGGGTGACGATCGCGTGGTTCGAGTCACGTGGGCCCACGGCCGGTGCGGACGGCACACCGGGGGCCTCAGGCGTGCCGGGGAGGGACGCGGGGCCGGGGCCGTCCGCGTCCGGTGGTCAGGCGGCCGACGCGTTCGGTGGTGTGCCGGTCACCACCGCGAACTGTCCCGCCACCCTGGTCACCGGCGCGGGGGCCGCGTGCGCCGGGGAGGCCGAGTGCTGGGGTGGCATCGTGGCCATCACCGGCGCGGTGTCGGTGCGGCGCCGGGCCTGCGAGGAGAGCCACGTCTGGGAGACGTTCGCCGTCGCGCCTCTCCCCAAGGACGCCATGACGTTCGACCTCGCCGACCTGGAGGCCCACCCGGTCGTGAAGAGGCTCTGCTCCTCCCAGGTGATGCTGCGTTCCCGCACGGGGACGGCCCGCTCGATCCCCTCGGCCCGGTGGATGGTGTCGGTGCTCCCCCCGAGCCCCGACGCCTTCAAGGAAGGCATCCGCGTCTACCGCTGCGTCGGCGCCGTGACCGGCCGCGAACGTCCCGGCACGTACTTCCGCGCCGCGACCTGAGGCCGCGGCCGGTTCCCCTCACCACCTCTCGCCGGCCCGGTCGCGCGCGGCTCCGCGGCGGTACCCGGCCCGTCACCGGAGGACGACCCGGCCGGCGCCTCCGGCTCGGCGGCCTCGGACGGCCCGGTGGACGGCCCGGTGGACGGCCGAGGTTCCGCCAACGTAAGCGGCTCCGCGGAAAGACGGGGCTCGGCGGCCCTACGGGGGTCCGTCGCAGGTCGCGGCTCGGCGGACGGGTGGGGTTCGGTCGTGCCGGAGTGGGGTTCCGGGCTGGTGGTCGAGGCCAGCAGGGCCAGGGCGATCAGGGTGAGCACCGCGATGACCACCAGGGCCAGGGTCACGAGCATCAGGACGGCCAGCACCGTGTAGACCGTGCCGATGATCGCCATCATCGTCTGTCCTCCTCTTCTGTTGTCCCAGTGCCTGACGTGCCCGCGCCTGGCGGGCTCACACCTGCGTCCGCGCAGGTGGAAAGGTGTTTCCGTTGAGGCTGGTGTGACGGGGCCCGGCGTGTCTCAGGCACCCGGCATCATGTCCAGGCGGCGCAGGATGACGCCTTCGCGCAGGGCCCACGGGCAGATCTCCAGGGACGACAGGTCGAACAGGTCCATGGTGGCGTCGGCCACGATGACGCCGGCGGCGAGCTGGGGAGCGCGGCCGGCGGAGACGCCGGGGAGAGCGGCGCGTTCGGCGTGGGTCATGGAGACCAGGCGCTCGGCCCAGCGGGACAGGTCGTCCTTGGAGAGCGTGCGCCGGACGTACGCGCCTTCGGCGGACGGCGCGGCGCCGGCGATGCGCGCGAGCTGGCGGAACGTCTTGGACGTGGCGACCGCGTGGTCGGCCCGGCCGTACCGCACGACGTCGCCGACGACGCGGCCGATCTCGGCCCGCACGTGTTTGCGCAGGGCCCGCACCTCTTTGGCCGGTGGCGGGTCGGCGGTGAACCACCGCCGGGTGAGGCGGCCCGCGCCGAGCGGCAGCGACACCGCGACGTCCGGCGCCTCCTCCATGCCGGACGCGATCTCCAGGGACCCGCCGCCGATGTCGAGCACCAGCAGCCGCCCCGAGGACCAGCCGAACCACCGCCGTACCGCGAGGAACGTCAGCCGTGCCTCCTCGGGGCCCGACAGCACCCGCACGTCCACCCCGGTGGCGGCGCGCAGGGCCGTCAGCACCTTCTCGCCGTTGACGGCCTCGCGTACCGCGGAGGTGGCGAAGGCCATGACGTCCTCGACCCCCTTGTCCTCGGCGATGCGCAGAGCGTCCTCGATGAACTTGCGCAGCCCGCGCTCGCCCTCCGGCGACAAGGTGTCGCCGTCGTGCAGATGCTCGGCCAGGCGCAGCTCGGCCTTGTGGGAGAAGGCAGGCAGCGGCTGCGCTCCCCGGTGTGCGTCGACCACCAGCAGGTGCACCGTGTTCGACCCGATGTCGAGAACGCCGACTCGCATGAGCTGACGCTACTACTGTGCGGGGACCCTCTCGTGACGCAGGCATGACGGTGGCCGCGACCCTTCAGGGATCACGGCCACCGTGCGCACGGGGTGAGGGCTCGTCAGTCGAGCGCCGCCACGGCCGGCTGGGGCCGCTCACCAGGCCCGCCGGTGCCGCCGGCCTGGTCGCCGGACGTGCCGGGACCGCCGCGCAGCGGTACCTCCTTGATGAAGGCGGCGAGCAGCGGGACGGCGACCGCGAACAGGATGGCCCAGAAGAACACGCTGGAGATGGACGTGGCGAGCGCGCCGAGGAAGCCGTCGCGGATCTGCGCGGGGAGCGCCGCGAGGGCCGCCGGGTCCAGGCGTCCGCCGCCGCCCTCGGCCAGCGCCGCGCCTTGCGGGCCGAGCCGCTCGGTGAGGCCGTCGACGAGGTGGTGGTTGAAGATCGCGCCGAACATCGAGACGCCGAACGAGCCGCCGATGGACCGGAAGAACGTGGAGGCGCTGCTCGCCACCCCGAGGTCCTTCTGCTCCACGCTGTTCTGCGCGATGAGCATCGTGGTCTGCATCAGGAAGCCCATGCCGAGGCCGAGCACGGCGATGAACACGCCGGTCTGCCAGGGCGGGGTGTGGACGTCCTGCAGCGACAGCAGCCACATGCCGACGCTCATGACCACGCCGCCGATGACGGGGAAGGCCTTGTAGCGGCCGGTCCTGGTGATGGCCTGGCCGACGAACAGCGAGACCACCATCATCGCCGCCATCATCGGCAGCAGGAGCAGGCCGGAGTTGGTGGCCGAGGCCCCCTGGACGGTCTGCTGGAACAGCGGCAGGAAGTTGATCGCGCCGAACATCGCGAAGCCGAGCAGGAAGCCGACCAGTGAGGTGAGGGTGAAGTTGCGGTCGGCGAAGACGTGCAGCGGGAGGATCGGCTCGGCGACCCGGCGCTCGACGGGGATGAACACCGCCAGCGAGATCACCGCGACGGTGGCGAGCCCGAGGATCTGCGGGGACAGCCAGTCGTACTCGTTGCCGCCCCAGGTGGTGATCAGGACGAGCGCGGTGATGCCGACGCCGAGCAGCGCGGCGCCGAGCCAGTCGATGCGGTGCTCGGTGCGGTACTTCGGCAGGTGGAGGCGGAAGAGCAGCCACACGAAGGCGACGACGCCGATGGGGATGTTGACGTAGAAGGCCCAGCGCCAGCTCAGGTGGTCGGTGATGAAACCGCCGACCAGCGGGCCGGCGATCATGGCGAGCGACATGATGGCGGCCATGATGCCCTGGTAGCGGCCGCGCTCACGAGGCGGCACGAGGTCGCCGATGATCGCCATGGCGTTCACGAGCAGGCCGCCCGCGCCGAGTCCCTGCAGCGCGCGGAACGCGATCAGTTCTCCCATGCCGCCGCTGGTGCCGCCGAACATGGCCGATCCCGCCATGCCGCACAGCACCGAGCCGATGAGGAAGATGACGATCGAGGCCAGGAAGATGGTCTTGCGGCCGTACAGGTCGCCGATCTTTCCCCAGATCGGTGTGGAGACCGTGGTGCCGAGGACGTAGGCGGTGACGACCCAGGACAGGTGCGCGAGTCCCCCGAGTTCGCCGACGATGCGCGGCAGCGCCGTGCCGACGATCATGTTGTCGAGCATGGCGAGGATCACGGCCAGCATCAGGCCGGGGAGGACGATCATGACCTCCCTGCGCCTGCCGGGAACCTCCCCGGCCGTGGTTTCCGTCATTTCTTGCAGCCCCCTTGGTGAGACGGAAGACGGTGTACTTACTTGCCGACAGGTAAGTTAGTATGGTCACCAAGGTAGGGGCCGCACTTGCCGACCGTCAAGTCAGTTGAGGGGACATGAGGGAAACGACCGACACGCGAACCCGCATCCAGGAGATCGCTCTCAAACTGTTCACCGAACAGGGCTACGAGGCGACGTCGCTGCGCGAGATCGCCGAGGCCCTCGGTGTCACCAAGGCGGCGCTCTACTACCACTTCAAGACCAAGGACGACATCATCGCGAGCCTCACCGAGGAGCGGCAGGCGATGGTCGAGCGCCTGGTCAAGTGGACGCAGGACCAGACCCCCACCGTCGAGGCCCGCCGCGAGTTCGTGCGCCGCTACGCCGACGAGCTGTTCGGCGGCCACCACCAGGCGTTCATGCGCTTCATGGAACGCAACCAGACGGCGCTGCGCGACCATCCGAAGCTCGGCAAGATGCGTGACCTGATGGTCGCCATGGTCGGCTTCCTGTCCGACGAGGAGGACCCGCCGGCCAGGCGGCTGCGTTCGTCCATGGCGCTGTTCGCGCTGCACGCCGCGATGTTCGTCCTCAGCGGTGACGAGCTCACCGACGAGGAGCGCAAGTCCGCGGCACTGCAGGTCGCCATGGAGTTGATCGAGCCGCGCGAGGACTGACCCCCGCGGCGCCGGGTAGACGCGGCGGCGAGGAGCCGGCCCGCGTGCCGATAGGGTCGGACCGACGGTCGGGGTCCTGGTAGGAGGCGGCGTGCGGACATCCGGCGGAGCACCCGTGGCCCGGTGGCGGCGGCTGAGCACCAGGGCCTGGTTCACGCTCATCCTGGGATGCCTCGGGACGCTCCTCGCCACATCGGCCACGCTGACCATCTGGGCTCTGACCGCGACCACCAGGAGCGCGGAACAGGTGACCCGGCACGTCGTGCCGGGGCTCCTCGCGTTCCACGGCCTGCGCACGGCCTTGTCGGACCAGGAGGCGGCGCTGCACGGGTATGTGCTGAGCGGCCGGGCCGAGTTCCTGGAGGCCTACCGCGCCGGCATGGCCGAGGAGACCGCCGCGGCCGGCCGGTTGCGCCTCGCCCTTCCCGAGGCCGGGACGAAAGCCCGTCTGGACGCGGTGACCGAGCGCGTCGCGGCGTGGCGGAGCGGGTACGCCGGCCCCGCCCTGGCGGCGGTCACCGCACGCGGCGCCGGCGTGATCGCGCCGGACGAGGCCGCACGCGGCAAGGTCCTGTTCGACCGGATCCGGCAGGCCCTGGACGCGCAGGAGGGCGACCTCGCCGAGCGGCGGGCCGAGGCCGAGGCCGGCCTGCGCGTGGCCCAGACCTGGCGCAACATCATCCTGTCCACGGTCCTCGCCGTGTTCGTGCTCACGCTGGTGTCGATATCGCTGCTGCTGCGGTACACGGTGCTGAAGCCGCTGGAACGCCTGGCGTCGGCGGCGGAACGGGTGACCGGTGGCGACTTCGGCCGCGCGATCGACGTGCGCGGGCCGAGCGACATCACCGCGCTCGCCGGCGGGGTCGAGGCGATGCGGCAGCGCATCGCGGCCGAGCTCACCGTGTCGCAGCAGGCGCGGCGGCGGCTGCAGGAGCAGGCCGACCTGCTGAACGAGCAGGCCGTGGAGCTGCGCAGGTCCAACGCCGAACTGGAGCAGTTCGCCTACGTCGCCTCGCACGACCTGCAGGAGCCGGTACGCAAGGTGACGGCGTTCTGCCAGTTGCTGCAGCGGCGTTACGCGGGCCGGCTGGACGAGCGCGCCGACGAGTACATCGCGTTCGCGGTGGACGGCGCCAAGCGCATGCAGACCCTGATCAGCGAGCTGCTGACGTTCTCGCGGGTGGGCCGCGGCCACGTCGACCACGTGCCGGTACGGCTGGACGGGCCGCTGGACGAGGCGCTGGCCAACCTGGACACGCTGATCGAGGAGACCGGCGCCTCGGTGGTCCGGCCGCCTGAGCTGCCCGAGGTGATCGGCGACTCCGGTCTGCTGTGCATGCTGTGGCAGAACCTCGTCGGCAACGCGGTGAAGTTCCGGCGGCCCGGCCACGCGCCTGAGGTGCGGATCACCGTGGAGCGGCGGGACGCGATGTGGGAGTTCGGCGTCGCGGACAACGGCATCGGGGTGGAGCCGCGGTTCGCCGACAAGATCTTCGTCATCTTCCAGCGCCTGCACAACCGCGACGAGTACGACGGCACGGGGATCGGGCTCGCGCTGTGCAAGAAGATCGTCGAGTACCACGGGGGGCAGATCGGCCTGGACACCGCCGTCACCGAGGGCACCAGGTTCGTCTTCACGCTCCCCGTCGCCGGCGCGGAGCCGGACGGCCACGCGGCCGCGCTCCCCGTGGCCGCCACCTCGGCGCGGACTGAGGCGTAGCGCGAGGTCAGCGAAGGTGCGCGGGCCGGTCGCCGGCACCGAAACCGGTGTCGTGGTCCCACAGGTGGGTGCAACCGGGGCACTGCAGGTGCAGCACGCCGCCGGTGGTGCCGAGCAGGTACCGCCAGTGCCCGGCGCAGTTGCGGCCCTGCGCGCACGGGCCGCACCCGTGGTCGTCGCGGCAGCCGGGGCAGGGGACCCAGGCACGGCGGCCGAGGTCGGCGCCGGGGTCGATCGGCAGCACGGCTACCTCGGCGGCAGGACGCCGGCCGCGACCAGTGTCGCGTAGACGCGCTCCTGCTCCTCGTCGAGGCCCGAGTACAGCAAGGCGT
The window above is part of the Sphaerisporangium rubeum genome. Proteins encoded here:
- a CDS encoding MDR family MFS transporter, which codes for MTETTAGEVPGRRREVMIVLPGLMLAVILAMLDNMIVGTALPRIVGELGGLAHLSWVVTAYVLGTTVSTPIWGKIGDLYGRKTIFLASIVIFLIGSVLCGMAGSAMFGGTSGGMGELIAFRALQGLGAGGLLVNAMAIIGDLVPPRERGRYQGIMAAIMSLAMIAGPLVGGFITDHLSWRWAFYVNIPIGVVAFVWLLFRLHLPKYRTEHRIDWLGAALLGVGITALVLITTWGGNEYDWLSPQILGLATVAVISLAVFIPVERRVAEPILPLHVFADRNFTLTSLVGFLLGFAMFGAINFLPLFQQTVQGASATNSGLLLLPMMAAMMVVSLFVGQAITRTGRYKAFPVIGGVVMSVGMWLLSLQDVHTPPWQTGVFIAVLGLGMGFLMQTTMLIAQNSVEQKDLGVASSASTFFRSIGGSFGVSMFGAIFNHHLVDGLTERLGPQGAALAEGGGGRLDPAALAALPAQIRDGFLGALATSISSVFFWAILFAVAVPLLAAFIKEVPLRGGPGTSGDQAGGTGGPGERPQPAVAALD
- a CDS encoding protein kinase domain-containing protein → MTEPGAPSVPGYEMLGILGQGGFGVVYRARQLAVRREVALKVDNRVLVSERDRRRFMREVSSAGALSGHPHVADVYDAGVLPDGRPYMVLELCPGGSLADRLRERGPLPPAEVRDIGVRVADALAAAHAAGVLHRDVKPANILLNQYGMVALSDFGLAATGHAGGEVSVTRESLTPAFGPPEAFELAEPSPAGDVYSLAATLYALLSGRPPRFPESGVVNVAMIMALHRLPVPEIPGVPPRLTAVLRAGLAADPRDRLPSAAALRDALTSLPAEIFSSPQPPAPSSPPPGPHATPSSGPYAASSRPPGAARPYGSPLSPSGPSGPRSGPGGRHGASGGWSGDTGPRDVSGPGVRDRTGPGSGTRDRTGPGSGAVRPGGRGEITRPPAPPVARPRQARLYGTVAALFAVLLAVGVTIAWFESRGPTAGADGTPGASGVPGRDAGPGPSASGGQAADAFGGVPVTTANCPATLVTGAGAACAGEAECWGGIVAITGAVSVRRRACEESHVWETFAVAPLPKDAMTFDLADLEAHPVVKRLCSSQVMLRSRTGTARSIPSARWMVSVLPPSPDAFKEGIRVYRCVGAVTGRERPGTYFRAAT
- a CDS encoding Ppx/GppA phosphatase family protein encodes the protein MRVGVLDIGSNTVHLLVVDAHRGAQPLPAFSHKAELRLAEHLHDGDTLSPEGERGLRKFIEDALRIAEDKGVEDVMAFATSAVREAVNGEKVLTALRAATGVDVRVLSGPEEARLTFLAVRRWFGWSSGRLLVLDIGGGSLEIASGMEEAPDVAVSLPLGAGRLTRRWFTADPPPAKEVRALRKHVRAEIGRVVGDVVRYGRADHAVATSKTFRQLARIAGAAPSAEGAYVRRTLSKDDLSRWAERLVSMTHAERAALPGVSAGRAPQLAAGVIVADATMDLFDLSSLEICPWALREGVILRRLDMMPGA
- a CDS encoding TetR/AcrR family transcriptional regulator produces the protein MRETTDTRTRIQEIALKLFTEQGYEATSLREIAEALGVTKAALYYHFKTKDDIIASLTEERQAMVERLVKWTQDQTPTVEARREFVRRYADELFGGHHQAFMRFMERNQTALRDHPKLGKMRDLMVAMVGFLSDEEDPPARRLRSSMALFALHAAMFVLSGDELTDEERKSAALQVAMELIEPRED
- the mctP gene encoding monocarboxylate uptake permease MctP, translating into MSEHIVEIAVFTVLFAAVSGMGFVAARWRRPDDLASLHEWGLGGRKFGSWVTWFLVGGDLYTAYTFVAVPALLFGAGATGFFALPYTIVVYPLVFLVLIRLWSVAHTHGMVTPADFVRARFGSPTLALLIAITGLAATMPYIALQLVGIEAVLKTMGVTGDLPLIIAFAILAAYTYQSGLRAPALIAFVKDSLIYIVIIIAIVYIPARLGGWGTVFDAARAKFEASPAPGDGWLLNSGNQLQYVTLALGSAMALFLYPHSVTGVLAARSRGVVKRNMAALPAYSLLLGLIALLGYMAIAAGIKPITTDGKTDVNTVVPLLFDTMFPDWLAGVAYAAIGIGALVPAAIMSIAAANLFTRNIYKEYIRPGASDAQEAAVSKVTSLVVKVGAVAVILLIDPQFSIDLQLIGGVIILQTLPAVALGLFTRWFHRAGLIAGWAAGMTAGMVMLYNIANPAIKHEHFGGSAFPLAKLGLDTKVTVYAGFLALAVNLAVAAAGTLIARAAKAAEGVDATRRDDYFADEGDPRVHDIELSGSH
- a CDS encoding ATP-binding protein, whose amino-acid sequence is MRTSGGAPVARWRRLSTRAWFTLILGCLGTLLATSATLTIWALTATTRSAEQVTRHVVPGLLAFHGLRTALSDQEAALHGYVLSGRAEFLEAYRAGMAEETAAAGRLRLALPEAGTKARLDAVTERVAAWRSGYAGPALAAVTARGAGVIAPDEAARGKVLFDRIRQALDAQEGDLAERRAEAEAGLRVAQTWRNIILSTVLAVFVLTLVSISLLLRYTVLKPLERLASAAERVTGGDFGRAIDVRGPSDITALAGGVEAMRQRIAAELTVSQQARRRLQEQADLLNEQAVELRRSNAELEQFAYVASHDLQEPVRKVTAFCQLLQRRYAGRLDERADEYIAFAVDGAKRMQTLISELLTFSRVGRGHVDHVPVRLDGPLDEALANLDTLIEETGASVVRPPELPEVIGDSGLLCMLWQNLVGNAVKFRRPGHAPEVRITVERRDAMWEFGVADNGIGVEPRFADKIFVIFQRLHNRDEYDGTGIGLALCKKIVEYHGGQIGLDTAVTEGTRFVFTLPVAGAEPDGHAAALPVAATSARTEA